A genomic window from Rhodococcus sp. KBS0724 includes:
- a CDS encoding HNH endonuclease signature motif containing protein → MSIDTSDMVSGSAAGLRARLWQAPAADLRAAAIEASTEILRLEAIRVAVVDELSLRPDDQVLCYRNTGRWLAAHTMLQIPAGNKIAALGAALRTFPTVAARFDDGDCSFDHAALIMSFCESPPKGMPEDALPQCIDLLLAAASGVEATTTKIRYVIATLERLFESDNIPPAEDVDRNELRIATTLNGRVVVRGDFDAVTGEMLLSALSNLTMPTPAPDGTPDARSAAKRTADGFTELIRRHLDCAKTGIDGGQRPHLNVHINARDLAEHRNCAAQETATEEETSLDPDLSDLDVGHMPWMGPLSLSQTRLLGCDCYLSTILLDNHGAPLDARPGKRLVTAEQRVALIARDKGCAFPGCDCVPAWTDAHHIKHWANGGPTVMNNLVLLCRSHHRLMHRKAGYIGKWEIRIGADNKPWFIPPPAIDPQQHPRPANNTYRT, encoded by the coding sequence ATGAGCATCGACACATCAGATATGGTTTCCGGTTCTGCCGCGGGATTACGTGCCAGGCTGTGGCAAGCGCCAGCAGCTGACCTTCGTGCCGCCGCAATCGAGGCAAGCACCGAAATCCTGCGACTCGAAGCAATCCGCGTCGCCGTCGTCGACGAACTCTCCCTACGCCCGGACGATCAGGTGCTCTGCTACCGCAATACCGGCCGCTGGCTGGCAGCACACACCATGCTGCAAATCCCTGCCGGCAACAAGATCGCCGCCCTCGGCGCCGCACTACGGACATTCCCCACGGTAGCGGCACGATTCGACGACGGAGACTGCTCCTTCGACCACGCCGCACTGATCATGTCATTCTGCGAATCACCACCCAAAGGAATGCCCGAAGACGCACTACCGCAGTGCATCGACCTCTTGCTGGCTGCCGCCTCCGGGGTCGAAGCCACCACCACCAAAATCCGCTACGTGATCGCAACACTGGAACGACTCTTCGAATCCGACAACATTCCACCCGCCGAAGACGTCGACCGCAACGAACTACGCATCGCCACAACATTGAACGGGCGGGTTGTCGTCCGAGGCGATTTCGACGCCGTCACCGGCGAAATGCTCCTCTCCGCCCTGTCGAACCTGACCATGCCCACCCCAGCACCGGACGGAACCCCTGATGCCCGTTCGGCAGCCAAACGCACAGCCGACGGATTCACCGAACTGATCCGCCGCCACCTCGATTGCGCAAAAACCGGTATCGACGGCGGCCAGCGGCCACATCTGAATGTTCACATCAACGCCCGAGATCTCGCCGAACACCGCAACTGCGCGGCGCAGGAAACTGCCACGGAAGAAGAAACTTCACTCGATCCGGACCTCTCCGATCTCGACGTAGGCCACATGCCGTGGATGGGACCACTATCCCTCTCGCAGACCAGACTCCTCGGCTGCGACTGCTACCTCTCCACGATCCTGCTCGACAACCACGGAGCGCCACTCGATGCCAGACCCGGAAAACGATTGGTCACCGCCGAACAACGCGTCGCCTTGATCGCCCGTGACAAAGGCTGCGCCTTCCCGGGCTGCGATTGCGTACCAGCCTGGACCGACGCACACCACATAAAACACTGGGCGAACGGCGGGCCGACGGTGATGAACAACCTTGTCCTGCTGTGCCGTTCACACCACCGACTCATGCACCGCAAAGCCGGATACATCGGAAAATGGGAAATCCGAATCGGCGCCGACAACAAACCCTGGTTCATTCCGCCGCCGGCGATCGACCCGCAGCAACACCCGAGACCGGCAAACAACACCTACCGAACCTGA
- a CDS encoding oxygenase MpaB family protein, with amino-acid sequence MSDRNMDRPREDYGFFGPGSPSWKIWAAPTALIGFQRSVVLEHFDPFLAAAVADMSGIYSDPAGRLDRTLAYFLTVATADGRTALALSDHLMTVHAQAAGIEPITGTRYSANNPASQLWIHVTGWHSVLKCYEMYGPGPLPAVEEHRYWEECVIAAQLQTCKASDVPRSREEVREYFAEVRPRLCTSERANRAMHYLLRTPRAHGKTRFATFSRLVAPATIATLPGWMRTMGGFDQPALLDKAIAPAVRTAVRVGSSPKNMTAALKVIAPMTGKVLERHLRDERPLVPRVVTPAEIRERFPRGTTMPQPV; translated from the coding sequence ATGTCCGACCGGAACATGGATCGACCGCGCGAGGATTACGGCTTTTTCGGCCCAGGGTCACCCAGTTGGAAGATCTGGGCAGCCCCAACAGCACTGATCGGGTTCCAGCGGTCGGTGGTGCTCGAGCACTTCGACCCCTTCCTTGCCGCCGCGGTGGCCGACATGAGTGGCATCTACAGTGATCCCGCCGGTCGACTCGACCGAACGCTGGCCTACTTCCTCACCGTTGCCACCGCCGACGGGCGGACCGCACTGGCCTTGTCCGACCATCTCATGACTGTCCACGCCCAAGCGGCGGGAATCGAGCCGATCACCGGAACTCGTTACAGCGCAAACAACCCGGCGTCACAACTGTGGATCCACGTGACCGGTTGGCATTCGGTGCTCAAGTGTTACGAGATGTACGGGCCGGGTCCGCTCCCTGCTGTGGAAGAGCATCGGTACTGGGAAGAATGTGTGATCGCCGCGCAGTTGCAGACATGCAAGGCGTCCGACGTTCCCCGTTCCCGCGAAGAGGTGCGTGAGTACTTCGCAGAGGTCAGGCCGAGGCTGTGTACCTCTGAGCGTGCAAACCGGGCGATGCACTATTTGCTGAGAACACCCAGGGCGCACGGGAAGACGAGGTTCGCGACGTTCAGTCGATTGGTCGCGCCGGCAACAATCGCAACACTGCCCGGCTGGATGCGAACTATGGGTGGATTCGATCAACCGGCGTTGCTGGACAAGGCAATTGCACCGGCCGTGCGAACAGCCGTGCGCGTGGGTAGTTCGCCGAAGAATATGACCGCTGCTCTGAAAGTCATTGCGCCGATGACCGGCAAGGTGTTGGAGCGCCATCTGCGTGACGAGCGACCCCTCGTCCCGAGAGTTGTCACGCCGGCGGAAATTCGGGAGCGATTCCCGCGCGGCACCACAATGCCGCAACCAGTCTGA
- a CDS encoding multicopper oxidase family protein yields the protein MAGLGALSVGSASARESARTALPDIDPLRPLQLPSPRLEPFREALVFPPTIGGSNLELRAASSMHRFHPDLPPSPSLGYGGMDYLGPTIEAHVEQSLTLRYANDITTHPLAADVDSRLHGLSDNDRTQVPTSLHLHGGVTAPQFDGNPELIQRPGEGLVHEFGNAPGNGNPSGSGNHWYHDHAMGMTRLNVYAGLAGMYLLRDNDDTGAAGNPLGLPSGEFELPLILQDKVFTSDGRQSVRSTWTTPQGAWDPATPGDVGVVNGVVWPRIEVARGLYRLRVLNAASYSVWNLYFGNRMRFWVIGSESGLLAASAPTDHVRLSPGERADLLVDFGMLEPGTSVELRNDEPVPLAVAQRGTQVMPLFARFDVSSAKGFTGPVPQQLSPVASPVSAPDVVRNLTIMQLSRPSSYPTITMSLNNLRYTDSDIELPRQGTVEQWNLINVTTEPHPIHLHLVTFRVLGRQNINTPAYTAAYPLPDLGTRWTPSADDFVTSPLRAPEVWETGAKDTVIVDANSITRIIVRFPTADELGFDPDATFPRSAMADHSGHGGGDMGDLQGYVWHCHMLDHEDHDMMLRYRLVT from the coding sequence ATGGCAGGACTAGGAGCACTGTCGGTGGGGTCCGCTTCAGCTCGGGAATCCGCACGTACAGCTTTGCCTGATATCGATCCGCTACGGCCACTCCAATTGCCGTCACCACGCCTGGAACCTTTTCGCGAGGCGCTGGTATTTCCGCCGACGATCGGCGGTAGCAATCTCGAGCTTCGTGCCGCGTCGTCGATGCACCGGTTCCATCCCGACCTGCCGCCGTCGCCGTCGCTGGGATACGGCGGGATGGACTACCTCGGGCCGACGATCGAGGCTCATGTCGAGCAATCGTTGACGCTGCGGTACGCCAACGACATCACCACGCATCCTCTTGCCGCTGATGTGGATTCGCGTCTGCACGGCCTCAGTGATAACGATCGGACGCAGGTTCCCACGTCGCTGCACCTGCACGGCGGCGTCACCGCGCCGCAATTCGACGGGAATCCCGAGTTGATTCAGCGTCCCGGCGAGGGGCTGGTGCACGAGTTCGGCAATGCCCCCGGCAACGGCAATCCCAGCGGTAGCGGTAATCACTGGTATCACGACCATGCCATGGGAATGACTCGGCTGAACGTCTACGCGGGCCTGGCCGGGATGTACCTGCTTCGTGATAACGATGACACCGGGGCGGCCGGTAATCCGCTCGGCTTGCCGTCTGGCGAGTTCGAACTGCCGTTGATTTTGCAGGACAAGGTGTTCACCTCCGACGGACGGCAAAGTGTCAGGTCGACGTGGACAACACCGCAGGGCGCCTGGGATCCCGCGACGCCCGGTGACGTGGGTGTGGTGAACGGCGTCGTGTGGCCCAGAATCGAAGTGGCGCGGGGGTTGTACCGCCTGCGTGTGCTCAATGCCGCGTCGTACTCGGTGTGGAATCTGTATTTCGGAAATCGTATGCGGTTCTGGGTGATCGGCTCGGAATCCGGATTGCTCGCGGCATCGGCGCCGACGGATCATGTGCGCTTGAGCCCGGGTGAACGAGCTGACCTCCTGGTCGACTTCGGCATGCTCGAACCCGGCACCAGTGTGGAACTGCGCAACGATGAACCGGTGCCTTTGGCTGTGGCGCAACGCGGTACGCAGGTGATGCCCCTGTTTGCCAGGTTCGACGTGAGCAGCGCGAAAGGGTTCACGGGGCCGGTGCCGCAGCAACTGAGTCCCGTCGCCTCGCCCGTGTCCGCGCCCGATGTGGTCCGCAATCTCACGATCATGCAACTGTCCCGGCCCTCGAGTTATCCGACGATCACCATGTCGCTCAACAATTTGCGGTACACCGACTCGGATATCGAATTGCCGCGTCAGGGAACCGTCGAGCAGTGGAATCTGATCAACGTGACGACGGAACCGCATCCGATTCACCTGCATCTGGTGACGTTTCGGGTCTTGGGTAGGCAGAACATCAACACGCCTGCGTACACGGCTGCGTACCCGTTGCCGGATCTCGGGACGCGTTGGACACCGTCGGCGGATGATTTTGTGACCTCGCCGCTGCGGGCGCCGGAAGTGTGGGAGACGGGCGCCAAGGACACCGTCATCGTGGACGCCAACTCCATCACTCGCATCATCGTGCGCTTCCCGACGGCTGACGAACTGGGCTTCGATCCGGACGCGACGTTCCCGCGGAGCGCGATGGCAGATCACAGCGGGCACGGCGGCGGCGACATGGGAGACCTGCAAGGGTACGTCTGGCACTGCCACATGCTCGATCACGAAGACCACGACATGATGTTGAGGTATCGGCTGGTGACGTAA
- the leuA gene encoding 2-isopropylmalate synthase codes for MSPADAFTTGTRIITPPTKPAPSDQPAWNTQKNSSMPTFRYRPFSEEVETVTLPDRTWPDKVIDRAPQWCAVDLRDGNQALIDPMSPARKRRMFDLLVRMGYKEIEVGFPSASQTDFDFVREIIEDGAIPSDVTIQVLTQSRPELIKRTFEACEGAENAIVHFYNSTSILQRRVVFRADKDTIKKIATDAAELVLAESKKYPDTNWRWEYSPESYTGTELEYAKEVCDAVTETLGATPANPVILNLPATVEMATPNVYADSIEWMHRNLARRDSVILSLHPHNDRGTGVAAAELGYQAGADRIEGCLFGNGERTGNVCLVTLALNMFTRGVDPQIDFSNIDEIRRTVEYCNQLPVHERHPYGGDLVYTAFSGSHQDAINKGLDAMKVDADGQNSDVDDILWQVPYLPIDPKDVGRSYEAVIRVNSQSGKGGVAYIMKADHGLVLPRRLQVEFSQSVQKITDGEGGEVSPKEMWDVFHEEYLAPITPLERMKQKVTASEEDGGTDAITAIVKVNGKEQEISGTGNGPLAAFVDALGSINFDVRVLDYSEHAMSAGDDAQAAAYVECAVTGPDGQSTVVWGVGIATSITTASLRAVVSAVNRAS; via the coding sequence ATGTCCCCCGCTGACGCATTCACCACCGGCACTCGCATCATCACGCCTCCCACCAAGCCGGCACCTTCCGACCAGCCTGCGTGGAACACGCAGAAGAACTCGTCGATGCCCACGTTCCGTTACCGTCCCTTCTCCGAAGAAGTCGAAACGGTCACGCTGCCGGACCGCACCTGGCCGGACAAGGTCATCGACCGTGCCCCGCAGTGGTGCGCGGTGGATCTGCGTGACGGCAACCAGGCCCTGATCGACCCGATGAGCCCGGCACGTAAGCGTCGCATGTTCGACCTGCTGGTCCGAATGGGTTACAAGGAGATCGAGGTCGGCTTCCCGTCGGCAAGCCAGACGGACTTCGACTTCGTCCGCGAAATCATCGAAGACGGAGCAATCCCGTCCGATGTCACCATCCAGGTGCTGACGCAGTCGCGTCCCGAGCTGATCAAGCGCACGTTCGAGGCGTGTGAAGGTGCCGAGAACGCGATCGTGCACTTCTACAACTCCACCTCGATCCTGCAGCGTCGTGTCGTCTTCCGCGCCGACAAGGACACGATCAAGAAGATCGCCACCGACGCCGCCGAGCTGGTGCTCGCCGAGTCGAAGAAGTACCCGGACACCAACTGGCGCTGGGAGTATTCCCCCGAGTCCTACACGGGTACCGAGCTGGAGTACGCCAAGGAAGTATGTGACGCCGTCACCGAGACCTTGGGCGCCACACCGGCAAACCCGGTAATCCTGAACCTGCCTGCGACGGTCGAGATGGCCACGCCCAACGTGTACGCCGACTCCATCGAGTGGATGCACCGCAACCTCGCTCGCCGCGACTCCGTCATCCTGTCGCTGCACCCCCACAACGACCGCGGAACCGGCGTCGCTGCAGCTGAGCTGGGCTACCAGGCCGGCGCCGACCGCATCGAAGGCTGCCTGTTCGGCAATGGCGAGCGCACCGGCAACGTCTGCCTGGTCACCCTCGCCCTGAACATGTTCACGCGTGGCGTCGACCCGCAGATCGACTTCTCCAACATCGACGAGATCCGTCGCACGGTCGAGTACTGCAACCAGCTGCCCGTTCACGAGCGTCACCCGTACGGCGGCGACTTGGTCTACACCGCATTCTCGGGCAGCCACCAGGACGCCATCAACAAGGGCCTCGACGCCATGAAGGTCGACGCCGACGGGCAGAACTCCGACGTCGACGACATTCTGTGGCAGGTTCCGTACCTGCCCATCGACCCCAAGGACGTCGGCCGCAGCTACGAGGCCGTCATTCGCGTGAACTCGCAGTCCGGCAAGGGCGGCGTCGCGTACATCATGAAGGCCGATCACGGTCTGGTGCTGCCGCGTCGTCTGCAGGTCGAGTTCTCGCAGTCGGTCCAGAAGATCACGGACGGTGAGGGCGGCGAGGTTTCGCCGAAGGAAATGTGGGACGTCTTCCACGAGGAGTACCTGGCTCCGATCACCCCGCTCGAGCGCATGAAGCAGAAGGTCACCGCTTCCGAGGAAGACGGCGGCACCGATGCGATCACCGCGATCGTAAAGGTGAACGGCAAGGAGCAGGAGATCTCCGGTACCGGCAACGGTCCGCTCGCTGCCTTTGTCGACGCACTGGGAAGCATTAACTTCGACGTTCGGGTTCTCGACTACTCCGAGCACGCCATGTCCGCTGGTGACGACGCTCAGGCTGCCGCCTATGTCGAGTGCGCCGTAACTGGCCCCGACGGTCAGAGCACCGTCGTCTGGGGTGTCGGTATCGCCACCTCGATTACGACGGCGTCGCTGCGTGCCGTGGTTTCGGCAGTTAACCGCGCTAGCTAG
- a CDS encoding TetR/AcrR family transcriptional regulator: protein MTRSQADESQTGAPRRKYAPRMAPEQRCEQLLDAAFQITGRVGLHNLSMEAVAAEAGVGKPVLYTVFDTRTDLVAALLRREHERAIAQVLETMPTDLSELGPAASYAGTVGAFVDAVLENPTRWRLILTSVENAPSEYHDLLKLSRGAVFARAEELARAGIALEPKLEGLDPVLLAHTMMSFAEMLGRLAVSDPETYTRERLSSFAVALAQSVGR, encoded by the coding sequence ATGACCAGGTCACAGGCAGACGAATCACAGACAGGCGCTCCGCGACGCAAGTACGCCCCTCGCATGGCACCTGAGCAACGATGCGAACAGCTACTCGACGCTGCTTTCCAGATCACCGGCCGCGTTGGTCTGCACAACCTCAGCATGGAAGCAGTGGCCGCTGAAGCCGGCGTCGGCAAGCCTGTCCTCTACACAGTTTTCGACACCAGAACTGATCTCGTCGCCGCACTCCTGCGCCGCGAGCACGAGCGGGCCATCGCCCAGGTGCTCGAAACCATGCCGACAGATCTGAGCGAACTCGGCCCCGCGGCGTCGTACGCCGGAACCGTCGGCGCCTTTGTCGACGCCGTACTCGAGAACCCGACGCGGTGGCGCCTGATTCTCACGTCTGTCGAGAACGCGCCCAGCGAGTATCACGACCTGTTGAAGCTCTCTCGCGGAGCTGTTTTCGCCCGCGCCGAAGAACTGGCCCGCGCCGGGATTGCCCTCGAACCGAAACTCGAAGGGCTGGACCCGGTTCTCCTCGCACACACCATGATGTCGTTTGCCGAAATGCTCGGGCGGTTGGCCGTCAGCGACCCCGAAACCTATACCCGAGAACGACTTTCCAGTTTTGCCGTGGCTCTCGCACAATCGGTCGGGCGTTAG
- a CDS encoding aspartate-semialdehyde dehydrogenase — protein MTTIAVVGATGQVGIVMRTLLEERNFPADKVRFFASARSAGKKLTFRGEEIVVEDAAATSDEDLKGIDIALFSAGATLSRAQAPRFAAAGATVVDNSSAWRKDPEVPLVVSEVNPQDAKNLAKGIIANPNCTTMAAMPVLKVLHDEAGLQRLIVSSYQAVSGSGIAGVEELLGQVRAVVGDAEKLVHDGSAVDFPAPNNYVAPIAFNVLPLAGSLVDDGSGETDEDQKLRNESRKILGLPDLLVSGTCVRVPVVTGHSLAINAEFANPLSVARAKEILADAPGVELVDVPTPLAAAGGNASLVGRIRQDEGVPEGRGLALFVSGDNLRKGAALNTIQIAELLVG, from the coding sequence ATGACAACAATCGCTGTTGTCGGTGCGACCGGTCAGGTCGGCATCGTCATGCGCACTCTGCTCGAAGAACGTAACTTCCCCGCAGACAAGGTGCGGTTCTTCGCATCGGCGCGCTCTGCCGGTAAGAAGCTGACGTTCCGCGGCGAAGAGATCGTTGTCGAGGATGCCGCAGCAACGTCCGACGAGGATCTCAAGGGCATCGACATCGCCCTCTTCTCCGCCGGTGCGACGCTGTCCCGTGCACAGGCTCCGCGGTTCGCCGCTGCCGGTGCGACCGTTGTCGACAACTCTTCCGCGTGGCGCAAGGATCCCGAGGTTCCCCTCGTGGTCAGCGAGGTCAACCCGCAGGACGCGAAGAACCTGGCCAAGGGCATCATCGCGAACCCCAACTGCACCACCATGGCAGCGATGCCGGTGCTGAAGGTTCTGCACGACGAAGCTGGTCTGCAGCGTCTGATCGTCTCCAGCTACCAGGCTGTGTCCGGCAGCGGCATCGCCGGCGTCGAGGAACTCCTCGGCCAGGTGCGCGCTGTTGTCGGTGACGCCGAGAAGCTGGTTCACGACGGCAGTGCCGTCGACTTCCCGGCCCCGAACAACTATGTCGCACCGATCGCATTCAACGTCCTGCCTCTCGCAGGTTCGTTGGTCGACGACGGCAGCGGCGAGACCGACGAGGACCAGAAGCTCCGCAACGAGAGCCGCAAGATTCTCGGGCTTCCCGATCTGTTGGTTTCGGGCACCTGCGTGCGCGTTCCCGTCGTGACCGGTCACTCGCTCGCGATCAACGCCGAGTTCGCCAACCCCCTCTCGGTCGCTCGCGCGAAGGAAATCCTCGCCGACGCTCCCGGCGTGGAATTGGTCGACGTTCCGACGCCGCTCGCCGCAGCTGGTGGCAATGCGTCGCTGGTCGGTCGCATCCGTCAGGACGAGGGTGTCCCCGAAGGCCGCGGACTCGCGCTCTTCGTCTCGGGCGACAACCTGCGTAAGGGTGCCGCGCTCAACACGATTCAGATTGCCGAGCTGCTGGTCGGCTAA
- a CDS encoding PLDc N-terminal domain-containing protein, whose translation MDSFWDFLWVIIVSFAFIAYLILLFSIITDLFRDHKTSGWKKAIWVFFLFVIPWLTALIYLIVKSDGMAQRSMEAAQQVKQAQDSYIREVAGKSPAEAIADAKALLDAGTINEEEFASLKAKALAA comes from the coding sequence ATGGATTCCTTCTGGGATTTCCTCTGGGTGATAATCGTCAGTTTTGCGTTCATCGCATACCTGATCCTGCTGTTCTCGATCATTACGGACCTCTTCCGCGACCACAAGACTTCAGGTTGGAAGAAGGCCATCTGGGTATTCTTCCTCTTCGTCATTCCGTGGCTCACCGCGCTCATCTACCTGATCGTGAAGAGCGACGGTATGGCTCAGCGCTCGATGGAAGCAGCGCAGCAGGTCAAGCAGGCACAGGACAGCTACATTCGCGAGGTTGCGGGTAAGTCTCCCGCCGAGGCAATCGCAGATGCGAAGGCACTTCTCGATGCCGGCACGATCAACGAAGAAGAATTCGCCTCTCTGAAGGCCAAGGCTCTGGCAGCCTGA
- a CDS encoding LysR family transcriptional regulator produces MDATRLRVLRELADRGTVGATAEALSMTPSAVSQQLKILAREAGVPLLEPDGRKLRLTDAGRALVLRADDVVAALERADAEMASYRGSPRGKVRVAFFPSGAALLLPRVLTALEGSGVDIDACDVDQPASAVPGLLADHDVILTHRDERAAETSFPRVSVRSLMREPIDLVLRPDHPLAKQDSVRLDQLVDENWISVRGGFPVDDVLMSVAAVTGVQPRVAHRINDFRVIEELVAAGHGVALMPRHAITHPAVSRKPIAGVRAARVYELATRLHGDRSPAISTVLAAFRDAQRAVGE; encoded by the coding sequence ATGGATGCAACCCGGTTGCGAGTGCTGCGCGAGCTGGCTGACAGAGGAACGGTGGGCGCCACCGCCGAGGCACTCTCCATGACGCCGTCCGCGGTCTCCCAACAACTCAAGATCCTCGCCCGCGAGGCGGGTGTGCCGCTCCTGGAACCGGACGGCCGAAAACTCAGGCTCACCGACGCCGGCCGGGCTTTGGTTCTGCGCGCCGACGACGTGGTGGCCGCTCTCGAACGCGCCGATGCCGAGATGGCGTCGTACCGCGGTTCGCCGCGCGGCAAGGTGCGGGTGGCGTTCTTCCCGTCCGGGGCTGCACTACTGCTGCCCCGGGTCTTGACGGCACTCGAGGGGTCAGGTGTCGACATCGATGCGTGCGACGTGGATCAGCCGGCGTCAGCGGTGCCGGGCCTTCTGGCCGATCACGACGTGATCCTCACCCATCGCGACGAACGCGCTGCGGAGACGTCGTTTCCGCGGGTGAGTGTGCGGTCCTTGATGCGTGAACCCATCGACTTGGTTCTGCGGCCGGATCATCCTCTGGCAAAGCAGGATTCGGTTCGGTTGGATCAGCTGGTGGACGAGAACTGGATCAGTGTGCGCGGTGGATTTCCCGTCGACGACGTGCTGATGTCAGTCGCGGCTGTTACCGGTGTGCAACCTCGCGTCGCGCATCGGATAAACGATTTCCGGGTTATCGAGGAACTGGTTGCCGCGGGGCACGGAGTTGCGTTGATGCCGCGACACGCGATCACGCATCCTGCGGTATCGAGGAAACCGATAGCCGGTGTGCGTGCTGCCCGGGTCTATGAATTGGCAACGCGATTGCACGGCGATCGAAGTCCGGCGATCTCGACGGTACTTGCGGCGTTCCGAGACGCCCAGCGGGCCGTCGGAGAATAA
- a CDS encoding Imm51 family immunity protein, translating to MTSPSIEPLQLFETSPGNWSLMLTDQHFGKVAAVFEQVEGFEGSGYDWASVAHAVVGRDAPHLEGRFGTDPEAGMFVAYGGDNEALGELGVLLAKAYSDADYLGGLVAISELD from the coding sequence ATGACATCACCATCGATCGAACCGCTGCAGCTTTTCGAAACATCTCCCGGCAACTGGTCACTGATGCTCACCGACCAGCATTTCGGCAAGGTGGCAGCAGTATTCGAGCAGGTAGAGGGCTTCGAAGGCTCCGGCTACGACTGGGCTTCGGTCGCCCACGCAGTGGTAGGCCGCGATGCACCACATCTGGAAGGCCGATTCGGCACCGACCCCGAGGCCGGCATGTTTGTTGCCTACGGCGGCGACAACGAAGCTCTCGGCGAACTCGGAGTGCTTCTCGCCAAAGCGTATTCGGATGCCGACTACCTCGGCGGGCTGGTCGCGATCTCCGAACTCGACTAG
- a CDS encoding aspartate kinase, giving the protein MALVVQKYGGSSVATAERIRRVAERIVETKKAGNDVVVVVSAMGDTTDELLDLAQQVCPSPPAREMDMLLTSGERISNSLVAMAIHSLGAEARSFTGSQAGVITTGSHGNAKIIDVTPGRVRTALDEGSIVLVAGFQGVSQDSKDITTLGRGGSDTTAVALAAALNADVCEIYTDVDGVYSADPRIVPDAHRLETVSFEEMLELAACGAKVLMLRCVEYARRYNVPVHVRSSYTTKPGTIVSGSMEDIPVEEALITGVAHDRGEAKITVVGLPDTPGHAAKVFRAVSDAEINIDMVLQNISKVETNKTDITFTLPTADGPRAVEILTKRQDDIGFTQILFDDHIGKVSLVGAGMRSHPGVTATFCEALAKADINIDLISTSEIRISVLVKDTELDDAVRVIHAAFGLGGDEEAVVHAGTGR; this is encoded by the coding sequence GTGGCTCTCGTCGTCCAGAAGTACGGCGGATCCTCGGTGGCAACCGCCGAGCGCATCCGACGAGTCGCTGAACGGATCGTCGAGACCAAGAAGGCCGGCAATGATGTCGTCGTCGTGGTGTCAGCGATGGGCGATACCACCGATGAGCTGCTCGACCTGGCTCAGCAGGTGTGCCCTTCCCCGCCGGCCCGTGAAATGGACATGCTGCTGACCTCGGGTGAGCGCATCTCCAACTCCTTGGTTGCGATGGCAATTCATTCTCTCGGGGCCGAGGCTCGCTCGTTCACGGGCTCACAGGCCGGAGTCATCACCACCGGCAGCCACGGTAACGCCAAGATCATCGACGTCACCCCTGGCCGTGTTCGCACCGCGCTCGACGAGGGCTCGATCGTTCTGGTCGCCGGATTCCAAGGCGTCAGCCAGGACAGCAAGGACATCACGACGCTCGGACGCGGTGGCTCGGACACCACTGCCGTGGCGTTGGCAGCTGCTCTCAACGCCGACGTCTGCGAGATCTACACCGACGTCGACGGCGTTTACTCCGCCGATCCGCGCATCGTCCCCGACGCACACCGTCTCGAGACGGTTTCCTTCGAGGAAATGCTCGAACTCGCAGCGTGCGGTGCCAAGGTGCTCATGCTCCGCTGCGTCGAGTACGCCCGTCGCTACAACGTGCCAGTGCACGTCCGTTCGTCATACACCACCAAGCCCGGAACAATCGTGTCCGGATCGATGGAGGACATTCCTGTGGAAGAGGCCCTGATCACCGGAGTCGCGCACGATCGCGGCGAAGCCAAGATCACCGTTGTCGGATTGCCGGACACACCGGGACACGCTGCCAAGGTGTTCCGCGCTGTCTCCGATGCCGAGATCAACATCGACATGGTGCTGCAGAACATCTCCAAGGTGGAGACCAACAAGACGGACATCACCTTCACGCTGCCGACGGCTGACGGCCCGCGCGCGGTCGAGATCCTGACCAAGCGTCAGGATGACATCGGTTTCACACAGATCTTGTTCGACGACCACATCGGCAAGGTCTCCCTCGTAGGCGCCGGCATGCGCAGCCATCCGGGTGTCACGGCCACGTTCTGTGAGGCACTGGCCAAGGCCGACATCAACATCGACCTCATCTCGACTTCCGAGATCCGCATCTCCGTGCTGGTCAAGGACACCGAACTCGACGACGCCGTGCGCGTTATCCACGCAGCCTTCGGACTGGGCGGCGACGAAGAAGCTGTAGTACACGCAGGAACAGGACGGTAA